One stretch of Natrinema salaciae DNA includes these proteins:
- a CDS encoding DUF1819 family protein produces MTLRTDGRGTSLPSLDSTFSHEEVSMALTRCGLLVERAETLARLYAQHRDWTVVEEQWLEERFDERSTRGSSKGIYRALSSRFKTAGSELPSIVQLPTVFDQCEAKRDKAQVLYFYLVEDDPLVKYIVHRYANRLQESGVDGLDFEQDTVERLLNEFHYDDGSEFDYAESTTRRWGEGLRSVMREIDVLETQQALQGQIPNIGTTPLLVASGYSWETHGDDWLSQPTGWLYLFQSEQYWDSLAERVSDDPNWEASGIHGELRLQPVVDTYDWAEPWEGEV; encoded by the coding sequence ATGACTCTCCGCACCGACGGAAGGGGAACTTCCCTACCGTCGCTCGACTCGACATTCTCTCACGAAGAGGTGTCGATGGCGCTCACTAGATGCGGGCTTCTCGTAGAACGGGCAGAGACGCTCGCTCGGCTGTACGCCCAACATCGGGACTGGACAGTCGTCGAAGAGCAATGGCTCGAAGAACGGTTCGACGAGCGTAGTACGCGCGGCAGTTCGAAGGGCATCTATCGCGCTCTCAGCTCGCGATTCAAGACAGCGGGAAGCGAACTCCCCTCGATCGTCCAACTTCCGACGGTCTTCGATCAATGCGAGGCGAAACGCGATAAGGCGCAGGTACTGTACTTCTACTTAGTGGAGGACGACCCTCTCGTGAAGTACATCGTCCACCGATACGCCAATCGGCTTCAGGAGTCCGGCGTCGACGGGCTGGACTTCGAGCAGGACACAGTTGAACGCCTTCTGAACGAATTCCATTACGACGATGGGAGCGAGTTTGATTACGCAGAATCGACGACGCGTCGGTGGGGCGAAGGACTCCGCTCTGTGATGCGAGAGATCGACGTTCTCGAGACACAGCAGGCATTACAGGGCCAGATTCCCAATATCGGGACGACACCGTTGCTCGTCGCGTCAGGTTACTCGTGGGAGACCCACGGCGATGACTGGCTTTCCCAGCCGACTGGCTGGCTCTACCTCTTCCAATCGGAACAGTACTGGGACTCCTTGGCCGAACGAGTGAGCGACGATCCGAACTGGGAAGCGAGCGGGATTCACGGTGAACTGAGACTCCAGCCGGTCGTTGATACATACGACTGGGCCGAACCATGGGAGGGCGAAGTATGA